The following are encoded in a window of Fusarium oxysporum f. sp. lycopersici 4287 chromosome 5, whole genome shotgun sequence genomic DNA:
- a CDS encoding catalase — protein sequence MSNPVFTLTEGQPVRDPSVSITLPVFGGGGLTTLGDTLLLETLAHFSRERIPERVVHAKAAGAWGEFEVTNPEIAQLTCAKFLDTAGKKTQVLFRLSTTGGEKGSADTVRDVRGFSVKFFTEEGNYDIVGNHVPVFFVRDPMRFPSLNRSHKRHPATNRPDATMFWDFHVNQPESVHTLMHLFGSRGLPDSIRRVTGFGVHTFKLIDSSGRPRYCKFHFRPETGHTSFASAEEAEKKAGANADYHTEDLWDAIARGEYPVWKLYVQIMEPERAETFGRALFDITKIWSHKEFPLIEVGKMTLNKNPENYFAEIEQAAFSPSNLVPGIAMTPDPMLQARMFAYPDAQRYRLGSNYAQLPPNRPIAPVYAPFVRDGITTTKNYGGDPNYVRSTLSPGVTTQSITQITHHERIAANALLGLNEIPVDDEDFVQPRDLWRRVFDDAEKEKFVGNVVGSLAGTPAPLREAVVAMFSKVDGEIGQRMMAKIKEDATHL from the exons ATGTCTAATCCTGTGTTCACTTTGACCGAGG GTCAGCCTGTTCGCGATCCCTCAGTGAGCATTACCCTTCCAGTctttggcggcggcggtCTCACAACTCTTGGTGATACACTTCTCCTCGAGACTCTGGCTCACTTCAGCCGAGAGCGCATTCCTGAACG AGTCGTCCACgccaaggctgctggtgCCTGGGGAGAATTCGAAGTCACCAACCCCGAGATTGCTCAATTGACTTGCGCCAAGTTCCTGGACACCGCTGGCAAGAAGACCCAAGTTCTCTTCCGTCTCAGTACCACTGGTGGTGAGAAGGGCAGCGCCGATACTGTTCGCGATGTTCGAGGTTTCTCTGTCAAGTTCTTCACAGAGGAAGGAAACTATGACATTGTCGGGAACCATGTT CCTGTCTTCTTCGTCCGCGATCCCATGCGATTCCCTTCATTGAACCGCAGCCACAAGCGACATCCCGCTACCAACCGACCTGATGCCACCATG TTCTGGGACTTTCACGTCAACCAACCCGAGAGTGTACACACCCTGATGCATCTCTTTGGCAGCCGCGGTCTTCCCGACTCCATCCGCCGCGTAACCGGCTTTGGCGTTCACACCTTCAAGCTCATCGACAGCTCTGGGCGCCCCCGATACTGCAAATTCCATTTCCGTCCCGAGACTGGCCATACCAGCTTCGCCTCTGCTgaagaagccgagaagaaggccggTGCCAATGCTGATTACCATACTGAAGATCTCTGGGATGCTATTGCTCGGGGCGAGTACCCTGTCTGGAAGTTGTATGTTCAGATCATGGAGCCTGAGAGAGCTGAGACCTTTGGTCGGGCTTTGTTCGACATTACCAAGATTTGGTCTCATAAGGAGTTTCCTTTGATTGAGGTTGGAAAGATGACCTTGAACAAGAAC CCTGAGAACTACTTCGCCGAAATCGAGCAAGCTGCCTTCTCACCATCGAACTTGGTCCCTGGTATCGCCATGACACCTGATCCAATGCTTCAGGCTCGCATGTTCGCCTACCCCGACGCCCAGCGATACCGCCTCGGCTCAAACTACGCCCAACTCCCTCCCAACCGTCCTATTGCGCCCGTCTACGCCCCCTTCGTCCGCGAcggcatcaccaccaccaagaacTACGGTGGCGACCCCAACTACGTCCGAAGCACTCTCAGCCCCGGCGTCACCACCCAATCTATCACCCAGATCACACACCATGAGCGTATTGCTGCCAACGCACTGCTCGGTCTGAACGAGATCCCcgtcgatgatgaggacttTGTTCAGCCTAGGGATCTGTGGAGGAGAGtctttgatgatgctgagaaggagaaattTGTGGGCAATGTTGTTGGAAGCTTGGCTGGTACACCTGCTCCTCTGAGGGAAGCTGTCGTTGCTATGTTTAGCAAGGTTGATGGTGAGATTGGTCAGCGAatgatggccaagatcaaggaggatgCTACTCACCTTTAG